In the Advenella kashmirensis WT001 genome, one interval contains:
- a CDS encoding ExbD/TolR family protein: protein MARIQNRRGRGRRMKNEMNVVPYIDVMLVLLVIFMVTAPMITPGLINLPSVGQASAVPATPVEVEMSENGEVKVRQRTAGKNFQTIDKANIVEEVKALVEPDSPVVIAADGKVPYEEVMKVMDTLRSSGLTRLGLLVNQKSTDGKK, encoded by the coding sequence ATGGCCAGAATACAAAACCGCCGCGGTCGCGGGCGCCGCATGAAAAACGAGATGAACGTCGTGCCGTATATCGACGTGATGCTTGTGTTGCTGGTTATTTTCATGGTGACCGCTCCCATGATCACGCCAGGCCTGATCAACCTGCCGTCGGTCGGCCAGGCATCCGCTGTGCCGGCCACGCCGGTGGAAGTGGAAATGTCCGAAAACGGCGAAGTCAAAGTGCGCCAGCGCACTGCCGGCAAAAACTTTCAAACGATAGACAAAGCCAATATTGTGGAAGAAGTCAAAGCACTGGTTGAGCCCGACAGCCCTGTCGTGATTGCAGCAGACGGCAAAGTACCTTATGAAGAAGTCATGAAGGTTATGGACACGCTGCGCAGCAGTGGGCTGACACGCCTGGGCCTGCTGGTCAACCAGAAATCAACAGACGGCAAAAAGTAA
- a CDS encoding c-type cytochrome translates to MSGKQIVACLAIIAFNITYARAQTLTDGPQLAKDNICMGCHQVDKTRVGPPFSAVAQRYMAGGQPMINYLANSIRKGGRGRWGAVPMPAQPQVSEEEATALAAWILSLATPAK, encoded by the coding sequence GTGTCAGGAAAACAGATTGTCGCCTGCTTGGCAATTATTGCATTCAACATAACTTATGCCAGGGCGCAAACGTTGACTGACGGACCGCAGTTGGCAAAGGACAATATCTGCATGGGCTGTCACCAGGTGGATAAAACCCGCGTGGGACCGCCGTTTTCGGCCGTGGCGCAGCGCTATATGGCAGGCGGCCAACCCATGATCAACTATCTGGCCAATAGCATTCGCAAGGGCGGGCGTGGTCGCTGGGGGGCCGTTCCCATGCCGGCGCAGCCGCAGGTAAGCGAAGAAGAGGCCACCGCATTGGCTGCCTGGATCCTGTCACTGGCCACCCCGGCAAAATAG
- a CDS encoding NAD(P)-dependent oxidoreductase, giving the protein MASITEKQYDSVPAKKVAFIGLGVMGYPMAGHLARAGHDVTVYNRTASKSAEWVSEFGGNSAPTPAKAAEGADIVFCCVGNDNDLRSVTTAADGAFHGMQQNAVFVDHTTASADVARELAAAAREGKFSFIDAPVSGGQAGAVGGVLTVMCGGEPEVFEKIKPVAGHFARAVTLLGEHGAGQLAKMVNQICIAGLVQGLSEAIAFGLRANLDMNAVLDVISKGAAQSWQMENRGKTMVQGKFDFGFAVDWMRKDLGLVLDEAKRNGALLPVTAVVDQFYAEVQQNGGQRWDTSSLITRLTPRK; this is encoded by the coding sequence ATGGCTTCAATTACAGAGAAACAGTATGATTCGGTCCCGGCAAAAAAAGTCGCATTTATTGGTTTGGGGGTGATGGGATATCCCATGGCAGGGCATCTGGCCCGCGCCGGCCACGATGTCACTGTATACAACCGTACCGCCAGCAAGAGCGCAGAATGGGTCAGCGAATTCGGCGGCAACAGCGCCCCCACCCCGGCAAAGGCAGCCGAAGGCGCCGATATTGTCTTTTGCTGCGTGGGCAATGATAACGACCTGCGCAGCGTCACCACCGCCGCCGACGGCGCCTTCCATGGCATGCAGCAGAATGCGGTATTTGTCGATCACACCACGGCTTCGGCCGATGTGGCGCGCGAACTGGCAGCGGCCGCCCGTGAAGGTAAATTCAGTTTTATCGACGCGCCGGTCTCTGGCGGTCAGGCCGGAGCGGTGGGCGGCGTACTTACCGTCATGTGCGGTGGCGAGCCCGAGGTTTTTGAAAAAATCAAACCCGTAGCCGGTCATTTTGCGCGTGCGGTCACCCTGCTGGGTGAACATGGCGCCGGCCAACTGGCCAAGATGGTGAACCAGATTTGCATTGCCGGACTGGTACAGGGACTGTCCGAAGCCATTGCCTTCGGATTGCGCGCCAATCTGGATATGAACGCCGTGCTGGATGTCATCAGCAAGGGCGCCGCCCAGAGCTGGCAAATGGAAAACCGTGGCAAAACCATGGTGCAGGGCAAATTCGACTTTGGTTTCGCGGTCGACTGGATGCGCAAGGATCTCGGGCTAGTGCTGGATGAGGCCAAACGCAACGGCGCGCTGCTGCCGGTCACTGCCGTGGTGGACCAGTTCTATGCCGAAGTGCAGCAAAATGGCGGCCAGCGCTGGGATACCTCCAGCCTGATCACCAGACTGACACCGCGCAAATAG
- the azu gene encoding azurin, with amino-acid sequence MKMKSQLVCAVLLSAAPLLGWAQSCEVTVESSDTMRYSMRSISVPKSCETFKVTLKHTGRMPKTAMGHNWVLGKSSEIDAIIKDGQKAGSEHDFLKPDDTRIIAKTALIGGGETADTTITTSNLKPGESYTFICSYPGHWSMMRGTLKLEA; translated from the coding sequence ATGAAAATGAAATCCCAACTTGTGTGTGCCGTGCTGCTGTCGGCCGCTCCGCTACTTGGCTGGGCGCAGTCGTGCGAAGTGACCGTTGAGTCGAGCGATACCATGCGCTACAGCATGCGCTCGATCAGCGTCCCCAAATCCTGCGAGACCTTTAAAGTCACGCTCAAGCATACCGGACGCATGCCCAAAACCGCCATGGGACACAATTGGGTGCTGGGCAAAAGCAGTGAAATTGACGCCATCATCAAGGACGGCCAGAAAGCGGGAAGCGAGCATGATTTTCTCAAGCCCGACGATACCCGCATCATCGCCAAGACAGCGTTGATTGGCGGCGGAGAGACGGCCGACACGACGATCACCACCAGCAACCTCAAGCCAGGCGAATCCTATACATTCATTTGTTCATATCCGGGACATTGGAGCATGATGCGCGGCACGCTCAAGCTGGAGGCATAA
- the tolA gene encoding cell envelope integrity protein TolA, whose product MKHFDNPNEFYDEGDNRKGLIGAVILHALLVIALIAGLFQSTEAPTGPVQLELWTEGENQVLQPPAQTRTPDPAEEDTQNEEEEAASPPPPPSRAAAAAAAAAAAQQARAQQSQATDSEQEDPDIALEKKRKDEARKKAKELADAKARAQEEAKEAAKAQAEAKRKAELEAKAEAEAEAKAREQAKAEAQAKAAAAAKAREQAKAKADAKARAEAEAREEAEAKEKAKEEASAKAKEAAEAKAKAAAEAKAKAAAEAKAKAAAKAKADARKAAQAKAKAESKGDALRAAMRGDVSSTAGIRGGQSDRNQVGGGGGNSGYARRVQQCVEPRLRFSGNQRLKVTYRVDFDSNFTPTGAKILVRSGNPAFDRAVQAALMACKPFPKPPGGDSYVTGPYRYNPN is encoded by the coding sequence ATGAAGCACTTCGACAATCCTAACGAATTTTATGATGAAGGAGATAATCGCAAAGGCCTGATCGGCGCGGTTATCCTTCACGCTTTGTTAGTGATCGCGCTGATCGCCGGACTGTTCCAATCTACCGAAGCGCCGACCGGCCCGGTACAGCTTGAGTTGTGGACCGAGGGCGAAAATCAGGTATTGCAACCGCCGGCACAAACGCGCACGCCGGACCCTGCCGAAGAAGACACCCAAAACGAAGAAGAGGAAGCAGCCTCGCCCCCGCCACCGCCCTCACGGGCTGCTGCGGCAGCCGCTGCGGCTGCGGCTGCGCAACAAGCGCGCGCCCAGCAATCGCAAGCAACAGACAGCGAACAGGAAGACCCGGATATCGCGCTGGAAAAGAAACGCAAGGACGAGGCGCGGAAAAAAGCGAAAGAATTAGCCGACGCCAAAGCCCGTGCTCAGGAAGAAGCCAAGGAAGCGGCCAAAGCCCAGGCCGAGGCCAAACGCAAGGCTGAATTGGAAGCCAAGGCCGAAGCAGAAGCAGAAGCGAAGGCCAGAGAGCAGGCCAAAGCCGAAGCGCAAGCCAAGGCTGCCGCTGCAGCAAAAGCCCGCGAGCAAGCAAAAGCGAAAGCCGATGCCAAAGCTCGCGCCGAAGCCGAAGCCCGTGAAGAAGCCGAAGCCAAAGAAAAAGCAAAAGAAGAAGCCTCTGCCAAAGCCAAGGAAGCGGCCGAGGCCAAAGCCAAGGCTGCCGCCGAGGCCAAGGCAAAAGCGGCTGCCGAAGCCAAGGCCAAGGCTGCAGCAAAAGCCAAGGCCGATGCCCGCAAAGCAGCGCAGGCCAAGGCAAAAGCCGAATCCAAGGGCGATGCCCTGCGTGCCGCCATGCGTGGCGACGTCAGCAGCACCGCCGGTATTCGTGGCGGCCAGAGTGACCGCAATCAGGTCGGTGGCGGTGGCGGTAATTCCGGCTACGCGCGACGCGTGCAACAGTGCGTGGAGCCACGCCTGAGATTTTCCGGTAATCAGCGTCTGAAAGTGACTTATCGCGTTGACTTCGACAGCAACTTCACGCCAACTGGCGCCAAAATCCTGGTGCGCTCGGGCAACCCGGCCTTCGACCGCGCGGTGCAGGCCGCCCTCATGGCCTGCAAACCGTTCCCCAAACCTCCAGGCGGCGATTCCTATGTGACTGGCCCGTATCGCTACAACCCGAACTAA
- the ybgC gene encoding tol-pal system-associated acyl-CoA thioesterase yields MENSFHFPVRVYYEDTDAGGVVFYANYLKFFERARTEWLRHLGVSQTALAGNDRLIFIVVNTQLRYRSPARLDDLLAINSRITKMGAASVHFEQVAERDGIRLVESQIQVCCVNADTFRPAPIPMPIRQLFPFVQD; encoded by the coding sequence TTGGAAAATTCTTTTCATTTTCCCGTTCGCGTTTATTACGAAGATACCGACGCGGGTGGCGTGGTGTTTTATGCCAATTACCTGAAGTTCTTCGAACGCGCCCGCACCGAGTGGCTTCGCCATCTCGGGGTCAGTCAGACCGCGCTGGCAGGCAACGACAGGCTGATATTCATCGTTGTCAATACGCAGTTGCGCTATCGGTCACCGGCGCGGCTGGACGACCTGCTGGCCATCAACAGCCGGATTACCAAAATGGGCGCCGCGTCCGTCCATTTTGAACAAGTAGCAGAACGCGATGGCATCCGGCTGGTGGAAAGCCAGATTCAGGTATGCTGTGTAAATGCGGACACATTTCGTCCGGCTCCCATTCCAATGCCTATCCGACAACTATTTCCTTTCGTGCAGGACTAG
- a CDS encoding cell division protein ZapA, which produces MERIDVSILGRDFSLACNPEEKQKLLSAVKLADQLMLKIKGSGGMTSASNERIAVMACIQMASDLLSVKSADEGFGGMQYGQFKSKIEELNTLLDSGLNDLKKL; this is translated from the coding sequence ATGGAACGCATAGATGTCTCTATTTTGGGGCGCGATTTTTCCCTGGCATGTAATCCTGAAGAAAAGCAAAAGCTGCTGTCAGCAGTCAAGCTGGCTGATCAGCTCATGCTGAAAATCAAGGGTTCTGGCGGTATGACGTCTGCCAGCAACGAACGCATCGCCGTAATGGCCTGCATTCAGATGGCTTCGGATCTGCTTTCCGTTAAATCTGCCGACGAAGGCTTCGGCGGCATGCAATATGGGCAATTCAAGAGTAAAATAGAGGAACTCAATACGTTGCTGGATTCCGGCCTTAACGATCTGAAAAAACTTTAA
- a CDS encoding SIMPL domain-containing protein (The SIMPL domain is named for its presence in mouse protein SIMPL (signalling molecule that associates with mouse pelle-like kinase). Bacterial member BP26, from Brucella, was shown to assemble into a channel-like structure, while YggE from E. coli has been associated with resistance to oxidative stress.), which yields MQRTFSHAFLSRATLIAMFTLGAVAVPATAVLAQPASNPATTQSTEPTLALSASASETVAQDTVTLTLTRELRGENQVDLSRSVNEAMNKVRDKAKSDKDLEVRTGSYQVWFERDNNRPVKPAATGTRAADAKDDGNADDAGGIWVARGELLITSKNMEKASQFAADVDEDMALDGIRFSLSREARETIEKRLLVATTKAFKTRAQDAVTALEFGGYRIKSLRLGDVGQPESYQPRMMAMSAAKAGPAIEAGKETVTLSMEGEIFLLPK from the coding sequence ATGCAGCGTACATTTTCCCACGCGTTTTTATCCAGAGCCACTTTGATCGCCATGTTCACATTGGGCGCCGTGGCCGTGCCCGCTACTGCGGTGCTTGCCCAGCCAGCCTCGAACCCGGCCACCACACAGTCAACAGAGCCGACGCTGGCGCTGAGCGCCTCTGCATCCGAGACGGTGGCTCAGGACACCGTCACCCTGACGCTGACGCGTGAATTGCGCGGTGAAAATCAGGTCGACCTGTCACGCAGTGTCAATGAAGCCATGAATAAGGTTCGTGATAAAGCCAAGTCAGACAAAGACCTTGAAGTTCGCACCGGTTCCTATCAGGTGTGGTTTGAACGTGACAATAATCGACCCGTCAAGCCTGCTGCGACAGGCACCCGGGCCGCCGATGCAAAAGATGACGGCAATGCGGACGATGCCGGCGGTATCTGGGTCGCGCGCGGCGAGCTGCTCATAACTTCCAAAAACATGGAAAAGGCCAGCCAGTTTGCGGCCGATGTTGACGAGGATATGGCATTGGACGGCATTCGGTTCTCCCTGTCGCGCGAAGCACGCGAGACCATTGAAAAGCGCCTGCTTGTCGCGACCACGAAAGCCTTCAAAACCCGCGCCCAGGATGCTGTTACCGCACTGGAATTTGGCGGCTATCGGATCAAGTCATTGCGTCTGGGCGATGTGGGGCAGCCTGAAAGCTACCAGCCGCGCATGATGGCAATGAGTGCTGCCAAGGCCGGCCCCGCGATCGAGGCCGGCAAGGAAACCGTCACGCTGTCGATGGAGGGAGAGATCTTTTTGTTGCCCAAATAA
- a CDS encoding proline--tRNA ligase produces MLASKFHLNTLKEAPAEAEIISHQLMTRAGMIRKHAGGIYTYMPLALKTLRKVENIVREEMNRAGAIELLMPVVQPAELWMESGRWVQYGAELLRIKDRHQRDFVLQPTSEEVVTDIARNEIHSWRQLPVNFYHIQTKFRDERRPRFGLMRGREFTMKDAYSFDRDEASAQASYDAMYDAYVKIFSRLGLTFRAVAADTGSIGGDRSHEFQVIADTGEDLIVYNPDSQYAANIELADAPCLLASRAAPTEALREVATPGASKCEIVAEQLNVSLEKTVKAVVFMTTPKEGAGQLWLLMVRGDHEVNEVKIGKLPAFKEGYRMATEEEIMEYFGSKPGFLGPVKPIGQVHLLADRTVANMADFICGANREDYHYAGVNWGRDLPEPEVADLRNVVEGDPATDGPGRLAIQRGIEVGHVFFLGDKYSEKLKATFLNEQGKPEPLQMGCYGIGISRIMAAAIEQNHDAKGIIWPLAMAPFEVVICPIGLHKSEAVQQQAQQLYDTLRQDGIDVILDDRDVRPGVMFSEWELIGVPIRITIGDRGLKDGIVELQSRSWPEGQKVPVAEMLTRIKSLYNELKNTL; encoded by the coding sequence ATGTTAGCCTCAAAATTTCATCTAAATACTTTAAAAGAAGCCCCTGCAGAAGCAGAAATCATCAGTCATCAGCTCATGACACGTGCCGGCATGATCCGCAAGCACGCCGGTGGTATCTACACCTATATGCCGCTGGCCCTTAAAACCCTGCGCAAGGTCGAGAACATCGTGCGCGAAGAAATGAACCGTGCGGGCGCGATCGAGCTGCTCATGCCGGTGGTTCAGCCCGCCGAGCTCTGGATGGAGTCCGGCCGCTGGGTGCAATATGGCGCCGAGCTGCTGCGCATCAAGGACCGGCACCAGCGCGATTTCGTGCTGCAGCCCACCTCGGAAGAAGTAGTCACCGACATCGCCCGCAATGAAATCCACAGCTGGCGCCAGCTACCCGTCAATTTCTATCACATTCAGACTAAATTCCGCGACGAACGTCGCCCCCGCTTCGGTCTGATGCGCGGCCGCGAATTCACCATGAAAGACGCCTATTCGTTTGACCGTGACGAAGCGTCTGCCCAGGCCAGCTACGATGCCATGTACGATGCCTACGTGAAAATCTTTTCGCGCCTGGGCCTTACGTTCCGCGCCGTGGCCGCCGACACCGGCTCCATTGGCGGAGATCGCAGTCATGAATTCCAGGTAATCGCCGACACCGGCGAAGATCTGATCGTCTACAACCCCGACTCCCAATATGCCGCCAATATCGAATTGGCCGACGCCCCCTGCCTGCTCGCTTCGCGTGCCGCCCCAACAGAAGCGCTACGGGAAGTGGCCACGCCCGGCGCCAGCAAATGCGAAATCGTGGCCGAACAGTTGAATGTCAGCCTGGAAAAAACCGTCAAGGCCGTGGTATTTATGACCACGCCCAAAGAAGGCGCCGGCCAGTTGTGGTTGCTGATGGTGCGCGGCGATCATGAAGTCAATGAAGTCAAAATTGGCAAGCTGCCTGCATTCAAGGAAGGCTACCGCATGGCAACCGAAGAGGAAATCATGGAGTACTTCGGTTCCAAACCCGGATTTCTCGGCCCCGTCAAGCCTATCGGGCAAGTGCATCTGCTGGCCGATAGGACTGTTGCAAACATGGCCGATTTCATCTGCGGCGCCAATCGCGAAGACTACCATTATGCCGGCGTCAACTGGGGACGCGACCTGCCCGAACCAGAGGTGGCCGACCTGCGTAATGTTGTCGAAGGCGATCCGGCTACCGACGGCCCCGGCAGGCTGGCCATCCAGCGCGGCATCGAAGTTGGTCACGTTTTCTTTCTGGGCGACAAGTACTCGGAAAAGCTCAAGGCCACTTTCCTGAACGAACAGGGCAAGCCCGAGCCACTCCAAATGGGCTGCTACGGTATCGGCATCAGCCGCATCATGGCCGCCGCCATTGAACAGAACCACGATGCCAAGGGCATTATCTGGCCCCTGGCCATGGCGCCGTTCGAAGTCGTCATCTGCCCCATCGGCTTGCACAAAAGCGAGGCCGTGCAGCAACAGGCTCAGCAGCTTTACGATACGCTGCGCCAGGACGGGATAGACGTCATCCTGGATGATCGCGACGTGCGACCCGGCGTCATGTTTTCTGAATGGGAACTGATAGGTGTTCCAATTCGTATCACAATTGGCGATCGTGGACTGAAAGATGGTATCGTGGAATTACAATCGCGCAGTTGGCCAGAGGGGCAAAAGGTTCCTGTTGCAGAAATGTTAACAAGGATCAAATCCCTTTATAACGAGCTCAAAAACACGTTATGA
- a CDS encoding 4-hydroxyphenylpyruvate dioxygenase family protein has product MRYFDIEGKVTGVKSKAMTSPCGKIRIPINEEGTEEKGQIQEYLDMYRGEGIQHIALGTSTIYDTIENLRTRELRFLDTPDTYYELLDTRLPDHGEDVERLKKNRILLDGGPNNDLLLQIFTENQIGPIFFEIIQRKGNEGFGEGNFKALFESIELDQMRRGVVRAVD; this is encoded by the coding sequence GTGCGCTACTTCGACATCGAGGGCAAGGTTACTGGCGTCAAGTCCAAGGCCATGACATCGCCTTGCGGCAAGATCCGTATCCCAATCAATGAAGAAGGCACGGAAGAAAAAGGTCAGATTCAGGAGTATCTTGATATGTATCGCGGTGAAGGAATCCAGCATATTGCCCTGGGCACCAGCACCATTTATGACACCATCGAAAACCTGCGTACCCGCGAACTGCGTTTTCTGGATACGCCCGATACCTATTACGAGCTGCTGGACACCCGGCTGCCCGATCACGGTGAAGATGTGGAACGCCTTAAGAAAAATCGCATTCTGCTCGATGGCGGGCCCAATAACGACCTGCTGCTGCAAATTTTCACTGAAAACCAGATCGGCCCGATTTTCTTTGAAATCATTCAACGCAAGGGCAACGAAGGGTTCGGTGAAGGCAACTTCAAGGCGCTGTTCGAGTCCATAGAACTGGACCAGATGCGTCGCGGGGTGGTGCGCGCCGTTGACTAA